The genomic stretch CGGAGGTGGCCAAGGCGATCCTTCAGTGATGTGAGGGACAGAACATTGGTCTTATAGGTTGGGTCCAGCTGCAGGCCTGACAGCAGCCACCAGCACCAGGCAGGCCCATCAGAAGATGCCTGTGATGGTCCCGGAGACACACCGGGAACATGCAGGAAGGAGAACAAGGGTCAAGGGTGCCAACATGAGGAGGGTGGACAGTACTGAGGGATGGCGGCCAGTGGGCCGGAAGGGGAGCTACCACGTCTACTGGTGCAGAACATTATTAATTGAACATCATGACAAGGTACTAACTGTAAAAGGTTCATTACGGGTTTGGGGCCCCAATTACGGATGAAGAATATCCTCCAATATCACAGTCATCCTCAAGGGAAAACTGTCATCCATCATGCTCTCATCTGTTTGTGCCTGTGTGGAGGGTTTGGCTTTAAAGACCAGAGTGCAAACATTGTACAGTCCTTTAGCTTCACaaacactgccccctactggcaggCTGTAAAGCCCTGTACTTCATGCCACTTCACACCCTTCTGTGAGCTCACCTGGATGTCGTGCTCCCTCTCTGGCATTGGCCCGTACTGCCTGCGGATCTGCGTCTGCTCCGGCACCCCCAGCCCCCGGTACCAGTCTTGGGTCTGCTGGAACACGCTGTCATGAAGACTCTGCAGCACCTGCAGATCTGCACCCTCCACCTTTGAGGGGAGGCCAAAGCCCAGAAACACAAAGAGGCAGGACTCCCATTAGAGCCAGCGCACACACAAGCACCCTGTCTATCTCCATCACCTGTAGAAATGTATAGGTAAAGTAAAGGGAGGCACATCCACTTTGGGTGCGACATCTAGCACGGTGCTAACCTTCTGATCTTCTAGGTATTCGATGTCCGCAGTGTGGTAGCCATCCCTCTTCCCCCTGCTCAGTACCCGGAAGCGACTCCCCCCAACTGTGTCCACGTAGGACCGCCCGTCCGGAAGGGGGTCCAGGCCCAGGATCTCTAGGATGCAGCCGCAGTCGGCAAACCTGCAGGTGCATGAGAAACGGGCATGTCACCGTGGTGATGGCGTCACACGCCACGCCCATCCGTGTAATCCAACGGGACACTTAACCCCTCACTGGACTCATAGGTGCACATGCCAAACCGTCTGGTTCCTGTCTCCATACAGCGGCGCATCATGAGCCGGTAACGGGGCTCGAAGACGTGGAGGGGACACGGCAGTCCGGGAAAAGCCAGCGTACATACGAAGATGGGAACATCCCTGGTCAGACTGGAAGGCAGCGAGGTATATAACCATTAAATTGGcttaattatatatttacataatattaattatatatagtGTATGATCTACATTATACGTACAGGTAGTTCTCGATTTTATGAGCTAATTCGTTCCAAATTATTGCTCGTTAATCGAGAACTCATACAGCGGGAGGTACTTTCCCATGGAAATGATATAAAAATTATGACTCTGGCTCCAACCAGAACATTTTTAGCACAAatgtttgctaaataaacaaaggaaaaacaaatgtattattagAATTAGCATTTAATCAAAAACATACGCACGTTTAAACGAACAAAAACATCCTTGGAGAAAATCAAAAACCACATCTTTGTTATAACTGTAACATTCAGTCAGTTTTGGTCACTGATTTTCTGCAGAcggggtgtttttttctgagctgGTGGAGATCGCGCACAAACAGTGCAGAATATGAACCTGGTGTATTAACGGCATCAGGTTGGGTCATGAAAGGAAGCGGTACAAATTGGGCACCATCGTAAAATATGCTGTAAAATGTAAGGCTAAGCATGCACAATGCAAGGTACAAATCGGACCTCACAGTTATCTGAAAACTACTGACCTACAGACAGCGCTTCTGGGCAGCACATATTGAGCTAcattcaaatttaaaaaaattatgaaaaattaaatCATAATTTTTGCCCTAGAAAATTCttataaagataacttgtaGATCAGGAGCTCAGAAAGTGAGAACTGCCTGTACATTATATATAAAGAATATTTATAATGTACGATGTATTCGTAGCAAGTGCTTCAAGAGGAAAATATAGTTATATAAATATGGTTATATAACGAGAAACAGAAATAACACATGAACGTTAGAGAAATGCGTTCCGAACATCAGAAGGATGAGTATTGCCTCATCATTCTTAGAACCAGGTTGATGctgttttctgattggctgaaggcCTGTCAGCCCATGACAAGGCACTCACTCAGAGAGCTCGACGATCTCCGCCTCGTGCACCCGCTTCCTGTCCTCCAGCTGCCGGGGGAAGAGGCGGGACATGGTGTCTTGCAGCGCAGCTGTCAGGCTGTACTTTCTGTTTTTGAGGTACTGACAGGgcagagggacagacagagaaaggggTAGGGCCTTGGTCAACCGGGATGCATTTTAACTAGCAGAAACTGGGAAAGGGAAGCACTGAGTGGTTTTATGAAACACTATGAATGCTGTTAATGTCTTGCAGCAGTTTGTTGCTGCATGGTATAGTCTGCTGAATGTACTGCAGTGTTCCACGATGTCCACCTGTGTCATGGAGTGAGAGCTTCAGCAAACAAACACAGCAGATTATCAGGGCACCTCGTGTAGAGACTGCTTGCAGAGGGGACAACGCAGGTTGTGGTCCAGGCTTCTCTCTATGCAGTTTTTACAGAAAGTATGTCCACAAGGGGTAGTGACAGGCTCATGGAACAACCTGCGGGTAGACAGTGTCCACAGGGACATGTAAAATCACAGCGACGGCTGCAGCAGAGACCGGAATGATGCTGTTTCAGGCAATGCTTTGAACAACACATCCATTACGTTCTATCCAGCACACATGTCTCGCTATGTGAGCTAAAATGACAACACCTCTTCTACAAACCTGATGCAAAGAGGACATTCAAAGTCTGCCACGCTGAGAACGCTGTGGAGCAGGTCTCTCTCCTGTCCCGTTTGGTCCTGGGATGCTGAGGGAGATGGGAGACAGTCACCTCCTATGAAGAATGATGCATCCCTATCGGCAGAAGCGTGTAACAGCCGGCCATGCATAACCATGACTGTGTGTCTGCACATGCAAGATGGGGAACAATCATGTGAGGAGTCAGTGGGGCAGGCATGCATGTGGAGTTAAGAATCTCTGCACACGTCcggaaggttgtcggttcaaatcccatggctggcagagcAGTGATATCACCATTGAGCCCTTAAGCCAAAAGCAGCTCCAGAGATGCGGGATTAATGGCTGCCCCTGTGTGCTCTGCCCAGGCTTCGCTCTCACCTGCACATGTGTGACCGTGTGTCTCACAGAGAGCATGATGGGTATACAGTAAGTGAAAAGAATCAAAGTTCTCCTACAAACTGCTTACCACCATTCAGCTCACTTTTGCAAGAGACCCTTGAGCTTTGGCCACTAACAGCCACCACACTAACTATTAAACAAACTCATTCCTTCCTTAGGAGATGtagaagcagcatgttctgctaacagGCTAGACAGCTACAATACTAATGTTATATGTAACCATGAAGCAATCTTAGCCCAGGGGTTCCAGGAAAAGAAAGCAAATCATGGACAGGAAGTCTAGCATAACGTTTTCCTAAGCTGACCAGCTTGCTCAGCACAAAGGCCACCCCTGATCACATGTACTCACACAAATGGCAACCTTTCTATCTCATATCCACCATGCAGAGGACATCCCCTTACCCTTTCTCAGCCTGTCATCTCTCCTCCTCGGTAGTCCCTCGTCATCCTCAGTGGCAGGGAGGAAGGCCCCAGCCTGGCTGAGGCAGCACTCGGAGCGGAAGGTCCTCTTCACGGGACTTGCAGCCTGGTGCCGGGAGGGTATGGGATGCTCGGAAAGGGAGGCCTCTGCTCAGAGAGCACACACAAGCAGGAAAGGCAAGGCACCTCACCTCATCCTGCTCTTCATCTGGACAGAGCCCGGGCGCGTCCCCGGAGGCGGGCCCTACGGAGCAGCTGGCGGCACAGGGCCTGTGGATGTGCTCTGAAACCACCTGCAGGAGTTGGGGAACCTCCTCTGGGACCCTCGCTCCCTCTGCCTCCAAAATCTGGCCAAGAAAACAGTGATGACCAGACGGGACCCACTATATCACCTATAGACAGGAGGGGGGAGGAGCTGAAAACCATGAGCCgccagtcacatgactctgGGTGACAAGCAATGAGGTCACCAATGGGAAGCGCTTGACAGGGCATGGCAGCTCCACCTACAAAGCTCTCACAGGACTAATTACTGCAGAATTATTAAGTCTTAATAACTTTAAATGATCCTGGGGCTGAAAGACATTGTTATTATAATGTGCTGTCTGCCAAATTCTTCATTAGATACTAAACTCTTAGAAACACTGTGCTTGGCTCTGCACAAGAGTAGTTAGTTCAGCTGGGACTACAGACACATTTCCAGATATAGGGATGTAAAATCTCACGTTCTTGATCTGGTCCTTGGCCAGGAAAAAATCAGTCTGCAGCTGGAGGCATCGATGGTACTGAACCAAGGCTTCCCTTTGTCTTCCCATATCTGCCAGGATGTTCCCTTTCCTGAAGAATCCCTGCACAGAAGTCAGGGCCAATCGCATTGCATTATTCTGGGTGGGCGGTAGACTTGCTACCACAGGGAAAGCCATGACCTATGCGGATTGCTGCTGGTTAAGCTGGTCTGGTTAAGCGGGCCTAGTTAAGCGGGCCTGGTTAAGCTGGCCTGGTTAAGCGGGCCTGGTTAAGCGGGCCTGGTTAAGCGGGCCTGGTTAAGCGGGCCTGGTTAAGCGGGCCTGGTTAAGATGGCCTGGTTAAGCGGGCCTAGTTAAGCGGGCCTGGTTAAGATGGCCTGGTTAAGTGGGCCTGGTTAAGCTGGCCTGGTTAAGCGGGCCTGGTTAAGATGGCCTGGTGAAGCGGGCCTGGTTAAGCACCCATCTCACCTCACTCCAGGTAGGGTGCAAACGGCAGACATCATCCAGGTCCTGCAGGGCATCTGGCAGCCGCTGCAGACCCGCAGAGGCTTCCGCACGCAGTACCTTCAGGCCAACGTCGTGTGAGGCTGCACAAGgcgtgtgtgtgtcggggggggggggaccacagGAGAGGGAGTGGAAATATGACACAGAGCTATAAGTAATCTAGCTGTAAGTATCAAAATTCCAGGGGCAGCAGAGTGGGAtcccttaaccccccccaaGTGGGGCCccgagcaaggcccttaacccccccccaagtggggcccccgagcaaggcccttaaccccccccccccaagtggggcccccgagcaaggcccttaacccccccccaagtggggcccccgagcaaggcccttaacccccaagtGCCCCAGGGACTCTGACCCCTCTTTCTCAAAAATGagatgctaaataaataaaatataatgaatgTAAATATCATATTCAGATCCATTTTGAGCACAGCATACTTTTTGAACTGTATGTGCATTTGAGAGCCTCCCTAAAATGGAGCTTGCAGATTCTTCAAATGTAAATTTGAAGCCTTATTCCTCCATGCCACCAGCACAGATTGTGCATGTAGGCCTAAGGCGTGCCGCTCAGCAGGTCTCCCCTGGGGGAGGACATGATTCTGGGAAGAAGAAGCTGCCGTGATTATCTCCTGCAGGAAACAACACAGGGCAGTGCACCAGAATGACAAGGCAACAAGAGGCACAAGAGGTGAGTGACTCATCAGAATAGCTTTGGTGTCGCTAAGAGTTACACTTGGTtgggaaaaatacattttaaaacattcagCCTAGGTTACTGTTGCGACAAATGAGGAAATGAAGATTATGTAAGCCAGAGTGAGAACAGAAATCATTTTGACGAAAATACCAAAAGGACGTCGTCTGCATTTCCATTAAGAGAATATTCAGTATTCTTCATGGAAGTATGTCTGTCTGGACCTCTATCTCTCCATGTTGCCTGAAATAGCACCTGATAAGCCCAAATCATCATTTTCCCCATCTAAACCCCACAACAGGCTTGCAAATGGAAAGCTTTAAATCCTGACTGATACTGGGGGTATGTTGAGTACATGCGCTGGCCTTTACCACTGCATCCTAGGTGGTCAGCCATCATTCATGCACCCACTTCCTGCCAGCCCTAAAAGACAGACTTCCCCAGTCTGATGTTCCGTAGAAGCAGGTCAGTTTGCACAAACCTGCAAAACCACTACAGCTGCTTCgtaatgatgatgattattattattattattattattaataataatatttcaaaaacttCCCTCTATATGTGACTGTAACCATCGAATGAATACTGGTTTCTTAGAGGCACATAGGCTACGACTCTGTTCTGTAATATCCCTGGACAGGGCGGCATAAACGGAGTTTGATTAATGTTTAGGCGGAGCTGCTTTTCAGTGCTTCCACTTTCCGAGGTCTTTTATCCAACAACAACATTCAATTATGTTATATATAAGGATTAATGAAACAATAACGAACGAGTGTGGATACAAAATTACTCACATTTTTAATCTGTCTTTCGGGAAGATATAAATGcatacgtttttttttcttttatcacacaaaatatttttgttcaaGAAACAGACGGCGGGAGTTGCGTAAGTATTTCAACTTGTTGACGTCGGACCATTTACCGACCCTTTTACATACCTATCTCCAGTCCATCATCCGCGATCCGCAAAGCTTGCGAATAGTTGCAGGCTTTCAGACGCTCCAGCAAGCATAACTTAAGCTCTGTCTCCTCCGGACAACACTTCTCTATGATCCGACAGAGTAAGACGTTGTTCTTGACGTTTCTGATATCCCTCGGCTTCAGCTTATCTTTGCAAACTGGACACTGCGACTGCAGGCTGGTCGCTGCGCACCTCCGACAGAAAGAATGACCGCAGGACACCGTCACGGGTTCGCACATCAGGCATCGGCAAATCGGACACCCCAGCAGATCCATGCCCACTTTCGGAAGTCTGATGAAGTCAATGTCACTTGCTGTTAAAAGAAATGCATTGTATTAATGAAGGTACTGCTGTACTGAAAAGACACGACTCCAGTTAGGCTACATGTTAGGTAACTGGCAGATCCATAGCCAATGCTGCAAAAGTGTCCTACCTACATTTATCAAAAAAGCTTTCTGTCAATTTTCTTTACCTAAAATCCCCCCGGACCCGACCTTTGACTCGTGATCTCTAGTTATTCATCAACACTAGACCATGTATTGCCAACCATCACTCCAGTTGGTTTCAAAAGTGTTAAGCGCTTTCCCTTTTTTGTACAAAACAACGAGGCAGTCTCCACTTGCCGTCTTTGGTTGTAAGTCTTCCTTAAGAAGTAATTCAGCATATATTTACTTGCTTCCACGCTGTGTCATCCGTGGAGCTACTTGCGGCCAAGGCATATGGTAGTAAAGCCTGGGTTACTGTATGACAGCATCACGTTACACAAAAGACCACGTGGCAGCAATGGGCTCCTCCGGTTGGTCCGTCACTCGGCGTTACACCCTGTTGTGAAACGGGCCAGTTGGTGTTTCATAACAAAGATCAGGTGGCAGGGGTACCGTCTTTTATAATAAAGAGGTTAGCATTTACCTAGTTTCAGGCAcacaaa from Paramormyrops kingsleyae isolate MSU_618 chromosome 10, PKINGS_0.4, whole genome shotgun sequence encodes the following:
- the lonrf4 gene encoding LON peptidase N-terminal domain and RING finger protein 1, yielding MDLLGCPICRCLMCEPVTVSCGHSFCRRCAATSLQSQCPVCKDKLKPRDIRNVKNNVLLCRIIEKCCPEETELKLCLLERLKACNYSQALRIADDGLEIASHDVGLKVLRAEASAGLQRLPDALQDLDDVCRLHPTWSEGFFRKGNILADMGRQREALVQYHRCLQLQTDFFLAKDQIKNILEAEGARVPEEVPQLLQVVSEHIHRPCAASCSVGPASGDAPGLCPDEEQDEAASPVKRTFRSECCLSQAGAFLPATEDDEGLPRRRDDRLRKASQDQTGQERDLLHSVLSVADFECPLCIRLFHEPVTTPCGHTFCKNCIERSLDHNLRCPLCKQSLHEYLKNRKYSLTAALQDTMSRLFPRQLEDRKRVHEAEIVELSDLTRDVPIFVCTLAFPGLPCPLHVFEPRYRLMMRRCMETGTRRFGMCTYESSEGFADCGCILEILGLDPLPDGRSYVDTVGGSRFRVLSRGKRDGYHTADIEYLEDQKVEGADLQVLQSLHDSVFQQTQDWYRGLGVPEQTQIRRQYGPMPEREHDIQASSDGPAWCWWLLSGLQLDPTYKTNVLSLTSLKDRLGHLRIVLDYLSQT